The following is a genomic window from Bacillota bacterium.
AAACGCTCCTTATCTCTCAGCGGTTTGTACGCGGCAACAGTGCTGGGCACCCTGATCTACATCCTTGGCAATTGGTTGTTTTGGGCCGTTCTGATCAGTTTTTTCCTCACATCCAGCCTGCTTAGTAAATTTAAATCCGCAGCCAAGCAAACAGTGGCAGCGGATTTTGCCAAGACCGGTCGCCGCGACTGGTTACAGGTGCTGGCCAACGGCAGCATTGGGCTTGCCATGGCCGGCGCCTGGTATTTCTCCGGCAACGATCCGATCTACGCGGTGGGTTATTTCGCCAGCTTCGCGGCCGTAAACGCCGATACCTGGGCAACCGAGCTGGGGATTTTAAGCACCAAGGAACCATTGTCAATCCTCACCCTGAAGCCGGTTGCAGCCGGGGTTTCCGGGGCCGTAAGCCTGCTGGGTACCGGCGCAGCGCTGGCCGGCGCTGCCTTTATCTCTATTCTAGCAGCCCTAGGTCTCTCCCTAACAACCACAGTCAGCTGGCTGGGGATCGCTGCCGTCTCTGCCGGGGGCGGGTTTATCG
Proteins encoded in this region:
- a CDS encoding DUF92 domain-containing protein, which produces MTDLLPGLALSLVVALAAWCKRSLSLSGLYAATVLGTLIYILGNWLFWAVLISFFLTSSLLSKFKSAAKQTVAADFAKTGRRDWLQVLANGSIGLAMAGAWYFSGNDPIYAVGYFASFAAVNADTWATELGILSTKEPLSILTLKPVAAGVSGAVSLLGTGAALAGAAFISILAALGLSLTTTVSWLGIAAVSAGGGFIGSLLDSVLGASVQAMYRCPVCGKLTEKRHHHGQPTELARGLNWFENDAVNWVCSLAGGVIAMALYFWL